AGGCTAGAACAGCGGTGGAATAGCGGCTGAGCGATCGTCCCGTAAAAACGATTGTCCAACAGTAACAGGTGCTTGCGTCTAGAGGATGCGAAAGCCCGTATCTTGGATAGACCATGCTTCTGGACGGTTACAGAGGCAAATGCGTTCCAAACAACTGTTACAGAGACCAACAATCAACAGGCTATCTTCAGGTTCTAGGATTTTTTCTAGTTCCCAGCGGAGTTTTTCTCGATCGCGCATGGTGAGCCGACAGCGAATAATGGAATATTGTAGGGTATCACCATAGCCCTTGAGCAGCTTATAGGCTTTGCGCCAGCGCTTAGGTTCACGGATGTCGTAGCAGATCAAGTACCAGTTTTTGTGTTCTGACATAACTGTCCCCTTAGCGCAACACAAGCTGGCCAAACAGCCCGGCTTCCCCTGACCATTCCTTCTCTAGCAAGCGTACCTCTAGCTCTAGGATACGGCGATAGGTAAGGGAATAGTTAGTGGCGGGGTGCTTCCAGGTTTCTTGCTTGCGTTTTTCATAGAGTTCGATAAACTTACGCTTGCCACTGTCACTAAGCCAGATGTGGGTTTTATGCACCTCAAAGTCAGCGTCAACATCCCACTGCTGGCGATTGATGGAGGCAACGATCGGCATGTCTACCAGGGGAACGCGAAAGATTTCCATCAAATCCAGAGCTAGGGGTGGAGCTTGGGTGCGGGGTTGGTGATAGAAGCCCAGAGCAGGTTCCAGACCGACGACAAGGATAGCATTGATCACATCTTTCAGGAGTAGGGCATAGCCAAAACCCAAGAGGGTATTGAACCGATCGTGAGGTGGACGGCGGTTGCGTCCGGTGAACCGCAGCTCAGGTGGAGTATCTTCTCCGAGCAGGTGAGACAAGGCACCAAAGTAACAGGCCGCGAGGTTACCCTCTAGCCCCAGGAGGCTGTCAATGGTGGGGGCAAGGTCAACTTGCTTCAGTAAGCGTTGCATCTGGTCAATGGCGGCAGTGAGGGGTGGGGGAATCTCAGCCATGCCCCGCTGACCCCGCATCAGATATTTGCGCTGGCTTTGCCCTCGACAGGCTACCAGTTTTTTTGCCAAGTTTAGGCACACCTCTGGATTGCTGAGGGCTTTGTATTGCTGAATGCGGCGCTGGATGCTGCCTTGACGGGTATCAAAACTGCCAATATATCGACCACCGCCAGAAATAAAGTGGAGGCCAATCTGTTGGTCAGCACAGAAGTGCATCGCCTGGGTGGAAATTTGAGAAAAGCTGTGCAAGACGATTTGCCCAATTTGGCGGGCAGGGAACTTTTCATCTGGTTGATTTTGGCGGCTAATTTTGAGCTGTTCCCCAGTTTTGCCCACGTAGGTGCCTGCTTCTAGAATGTGCAACACCTCCCGATCGTCATCACGAGGAAACAGTCGTAGGGCAGGATAGTCAGGATTATGGGCAAGGCGAGATTCCTCTGGTAGGCAGACCGGAGCAAGGGAGCAACGGACACAGAGGCGCTCATTATCAGTAACCGGAGGCCGCTGGGGAGACTGGCGCAGTTGCCTTGCCTGGTGGATGGCGTTATGCACAGCTTGTCGTCCCTCAGCATTCAAAGGCACATGGACAAGAACATTATCAGCATGGTAGCGGATACGCCCTTCTGACACTGGCACACCCAGAACAGCTTCAATTAGCAGGGCATAGGCCAAGATTTGGATACGATCGCTTTCCCAAGCTTGGGGTTGACGATTGTTGCCCCGATAACAGCGTCCGCGCTTATGCTCATAGGGGATGATCTGGCCATCGCGGGTGCGGAGGGCATCTACCTTGCCACGCAGCCCTAGTTCTGGGCTTTCTAAGGTGAGTTCATCCCAATCTTCATCATTGGCTTTAGCGAGTTCAGCATGAAGCCGACGACCAGCAAAGACGGCTGCATCTTGAGTATAGAGTTCTTCGACTTCTTCTAGGTAAAATAGGCGTGGACAGTACACCAAGGCATGGAGAGCGGACACACGCAGCGTTTCCTGTTCAAGGGCAGGTCGATTAAGGGTTTGCAACATGGGTATAGCACCTGAATGTGAGTCGTCA
The DNA window shown above is from Cyanobacteriota bacterium and carries:
- the cas1 gene encoding type I-MYXAN CRISPR-associated endonuclease Cas1, whose translation is MLQTLNRPALEQETLRVSALHALVYCPRLFYLEEVEELYTQDAAVFAGRRLHAELAKANDEDWDELTLESPELGLRGKVDALRTRDGQIIPYEHKRGRCYRGNNRQPQAWESDRIQILAYALLIEAVLGVPVSEGRIRYHADNVLVHVPLNAEGRQAVHNAIHQARQLRQSPQRPPVTDNERLCVRCSLAPVCLPEESRLAHNPDYPALRLFPRDDDREVLHILEAGTYVGKTGEQLKISRQNQPDEKFPARQIGQIVLHSFSQISTQAMHFCADQQIGLHFISGGGRYIGSFDTRQGSIQRRIQQYKALSNPEVCLNLAKKLVACRGQSQRKYLMRGQRGMAEIPPPLTAAIDQMQRLLKQVDLAPTIDSLLGLEGNLAACYFGALSHLLGEDTPPELRFTGRNRRPPHDRFNTLLGFGYALLLKDVINAILVVGLEPALGFYHQPRTQAPPLALDLMEIFRVPLVDMPIVASINRQQWDVDADFEVHKTHIWLSDSGKRKFIELYEKRKQETWKHPATNYSLTYRRILELEVRLLEKEWSGEAGLFGQLVLR
- the cas2 gene encoding CRISPR-associated endonuclease Cas2 gives rise to the protein MSEHKNWYLICYDIREPKRWRKAYKLLKGYGDTLQYSIIRCRLTMRDREKLRWELEKILEPEDSLLIVGLCNSCLERICLCNRPEAWSIQDTGFRIL